The DNA window GTTCAGTACAATCCGCTTCGTTCGTCGTTGTCCACCGGCCACGAATGGACGCAACTCGTCTCTTATTTGGATCGAGAATGTGTCACGCTTCGTATTCGACACAATAGCCGGAACTCGCTTAAACTCCCTTTCCTTATCTCGgcggaaattaatttttcgatcTGCCAGCGGCTCTCCAAGTCGTATCAGAACTTTCTCGGTATTGGACATCCAGTTTCTCATGTAAATGCCGCCGCGGTAATGAATCTTCCGGATTTCTTTGGCTCACATCACTTCCTGTTCTATGGTATCAGCGCTGTCAAAGTAACCATCGACACAAAGTTTTTCCGCTACTGCTTCAGTTCCTTCTGGGCATTCCTTTGCAGACTCTTTTGTATTGTTGGCTGAGTGGGCGCGTCGCACCGAAAATGGCACAGTTCATCACGTACACTTCTCCAACGAGTAGGAACCGTTGTGCTTGACGATCTTCAGGGCAGATCCGCACTTCGTGGAACATCTCACGAATGCCACCACTGAATCTTCTTCTTCGGGCTCTGAATTGGCTTATCTCTGACTGTAAGGAGACAATCAGATTTGGACCCTTCTGCAATGTTGAATTTAGGGAAATGTTTTGAACGGTGGCTACTGCGTCCCACACCGGGTTTCTTCGGATTCAGCACGATATTCAGCGTTAGGTACCACACCTTATGTCGCTCAGTAGTTTGTAGCTACTGCTGCGTTGCTTTGTGGCAATAATCTTACTGTCATTTGGTTCCGCACGGTCTGCTGCTGCACTGAATTCCTAGCAAGTTAGCCTAGCGAGGCTCTTCATACGCTTCTATGCCATACCAAAACTGTGCGGAATCCGGATATCCTATTCCCGCCACAACAAACCCGACTGGAAGCATTCGCCAATGTATAGATTCTTCTCCTGCGGTCTGTGTTTCCAACTGTACGTCTTTGATGACATTGTTGATTTGCTGAAGAGTTGCGCTTCTGTTGCTGTCCAAAATACAAATGGCACTGTTGATAAGTGCAGACTTTTCGATATCCCGTCGTAGAAATTCATTACTTATCTAGTACCACATCAAACCAAGTAAGTTGAATTCGCCCATTATAAGAAAATCATcagttaacccattataacccaggggtttcaaaaagtgagccaaatgcagtgatatcttcaattccaccaaaaatgtatcaaagattatgggaaaaataaaatcaccgcttaaaatggttttgagaatgaaaatttctcgtgcaaaaaatttcgtgcgcttaaataaaaacaacacattttaagttgtttgacatatttcttcggattttctgatagacaacacttcttttacatctgtaggaacgttttgtcacatattggaattattagcaggaattccaacaataaaattcaattaaatgtattgcttacttttcagccgtcatttgccccaactatacacgtttcaaaaatgtaaacaaaattataaaaatggcagttgtcttgtttcacaatgaaatatgaggtgcaatgatcccattagtgcaataataaagtagttagatgccaaaattctgcagtaaatacgcgttaaacgatggatagttctgcgtatgaaatttcatacgctaggatataatgggttaaggcGGTGATCAAAGTGATGAAAGTAACGGATGAAAGATGTACAACAATCAGGCTGAAATCACGAATTTTATCAGGTGGGAAATACGTGACACACGGGAatagattgcgatcggcaaatTTCACTGATagccacacttgctcggagctcactcaccggtcatcgttgattaCTCGAGCTTACATACCATGGCAAACTGCAATtagcacaccaccacctgatgtaTTATGGCTGTTGAGTGTGTTGTGGTCACTGCGGTAGACATAAACATCTGGCGAGACAGCGTACGGTtatcgagccacgtctcggttaaAGCGACGACGTCAAAACAGCAGTCCGTGGTCGCAAGCAAATAgttgtccgttgatgaatttaagcgaccaacattctggtagtagacCTCGATATTGTTGGAGTACGGATTAGGTTCAGCAGAGAACGAAGCCATGTTACCATTTTGAGCGCGTGGGAAGTTGCTTTCGTCAAACCTACTAACAGTATCCGAACGTCTGACGGTCGCTTGGACTGTGGTAAGAGATTCGAGGCATCCCAAACCAACTGCGTCACGCCCCAGAATACGACGATCATCGTCGGCAAGAGAAATGGTTAACATCTGGTCACAAGATGTCGGAAAaaaaggcaaattactggaagcTAAGAATGCATCAGCGTTTGAAGTGTTCAGAGCAGGTATATACTTTCGCTCGATGGGTATTGGCTAGTGCACCATATTTTGCAAAAGCTCATgcatttgataaaatcatttgattttacGTCTTCACGCAGTGATCAAACGTACTTGCCATAATAGTCGTCGATCTGAGAATGCAGACAATGAAATATAGACGGCTCTGCGTTCGGTGGAAAATTTTGGTGGTTAAGTGACAAAAGTTCAATCGATTGCATCCTTTGCTGATTTTTTCacaacacaaaagcaaacaggagacacctaaactgcacaataacaattgtaaaaataaaattccgagtcAATTGATACGATAAACAATGATTGAACTTCACAAATCCcgtcaaaaattaaaaacaactgGTGTGATTGATATAAACTAAAGGCCctagtataaaggtacgcaaagagcgtgcagaaagtgaagccgaaaaaagtctacctatcgagcaaaattagaatccaactttgctgccgaggtatcagagatggattccaattgtgctcgataggtaggctttttttgactttactctttgcgcaactgttctctatagactgtgaTATAAAccacagtctatagagaacagttgcgcaaagagtgaagtcaaaaaaagcctacctatcgagcacagttggaatccatctctgatacctctacagcaaagttggattctaattttgctcgataggtagacttttgtcggcttcactttctgcacgctctttgcgtacctttatactagGGCCTTTAATATAAACAACTGATCGGTaagaatacactgaaccaaaaaatcCACCGTTGCTGTTGACCGCAGTTACTTTATTAGAAATGACGTTTTTATCTTGCACTGTAAATTGTTTGTTTTTGGAGTCTTGTACGGAACACAGACATTTCGCAAAGTTGCCAGATAAATCAAGGTCAGCTAACAACTACATATTTTCGATGTAATCGCAGTCTTCTCCGCTAGAGATCCAAAATCAGTTGGTTGCCGAGATCACAGAAAACATTCGTCCTTACATTCGTACTTATATTACATGAACAATGTTCGTTTTATGGCCCAACAAAGCAGAAACCTCTCCTCACTAACTtgtcagtcttcttgatatatTGATTTTGATTGCAGTTACTTTAATATTCAATTTATTCGCAGGGTGAAGATAGCGTGGAATATTTCCTCGGCCTAACTCCAGGCGGTATTGTAGTTTTGCGAAACAAGACCACCGTTGCGCATTACTATTGGCCCCGGATAGCCAAGGTGTACTTCAAGGGACGCTACTTCATGTTAAGGGTctgtgataagaatgtaagtCACCTGTTCAATATAATGACTGCATTGTTGCTAACCGAAGGTTTTTCCTCCCCGACAGAACGAGATTAGTACGTACGGTTTCGAGACACCAAAAAAGAGTGCCTGTAGGCATCTATGGAAGTGCTGTGTAGAACATCACTCATTTTTCCGGCTCGTGAGAACCGCTCCGATGCAGGCCGCTTCCGGAGCGGCTAGTATGAATTCGCTAAGCTCTAAATTCAGGTACAGGTGTGTTGGATTTTTAATTGCAGATTTTTATGGTACAGACACAACAGTTGAAACTATTTAATCATCGATCCCTTGTGACCGTTTAGTGGATAATTTGCCGTATATAGGCTAGAACTGTCAATTTGAACCGAGATTAGTGTACATAATATGGTGAGacctaaagagactagaataacaaagagacaaTTCagctccctagtaacaattttggttttatgatagttttatagcccctTATAATACTtacattgcacttgtagcgtgctataaaacttcaattgttacttgggctgtAGAAGCTTACAGCAGAATTCTAATTCCAAACGGAACATGGCGTCTCTTCGTTATTCTAATATCTTTAGTGAGGCCAAGTAGATGCACATTGGCTCCGCTGTATGCAAATAACGCGCAAGTTTGTCTTGATATGAACGTTGAAAATCTCGAAACTTGTTTCAAGTGTTGTGTCTGTCAGTGTATGTTTAAGGCACCTATATTTGTTAAAACACCGTATTGTATTTTATAAACAGCGGGCGAACGGAACGACAGCAGATATCCGAATCTATGGCTCAGCAGCGAGCTCCCCCCGCATTCACCAGAACTCCTTCTAGAAGGCAGCCCAGAAGAATAATAGACGAAAAACCAGAAGAGAAGATTTTCGACGCACCAAAATATATCCAGCAGGAAATCAAATCCGTTTCGATACCTCAACCAGCGCAAACGTAAGTCTTATCAGCATCcctcttttgtttattttgactTGCTTTCCACTCTACAAATACcgctgttttattttattttttctttttggtTTAGGTTTGATAGTCCTTATCGTTCTACTTGCAGCATTCCAGCTGCACTAACCAGTAGCAATAAATCCTATCCAGCACCACCGGACTCTCCTCGTAGCACTCGCAGCGCACCGTGGATGCGATCCCAGCAGCGTGGTCTATTCGGGATCAACTCTAGCCCGAAGTCGGTGCGATCTGCGTCAACACGGATGAGTGCTCCGGCGAACACAAATCGAATGCGATCGAGCTCAGTGGAAAGCCACTCGTCAAATGAGTCCCGCTCCGGACGACGTCGTCGGCACCGAAGTCGACGAGTATCGGACAATGAAAGTGAAATGTCACGCGGCTCCGGACGTTCCGGTCGGTCACACAACTCTCACCGGAAACACCGCCGACATCGTTCCAAGAACCGCCGGAATCGGTCCGACACGGAAAGTCGCGATCGTAGCTATTCCAGCCATCGACGTTCTACGGAATCTATCGAATTGGTAGACTCTGGCGAACAGTGGCTTGAGGTTCAACGTAAACAAACGGATAACGTCCAGAAGGCAGCCGTCATTAAAAGCAGTCAGGTACTGAAAGGTTCCACACCAGACTCTGGAATTGTACATCACCACCGCAGTAGGCGACATCGAAAGCACCGTTCACCGTCAGAAAAAATTTGGTCAAGCGAGCTGACAAAACACCTGCAGTTCGATCTGGTCGATACCGCCGGAATGACGGAGGACCAGCTTCGAGAGATTCCGTACACAGTGGTCGAAACTGACAATCTAGCTACCAAAAAACCCAGTGCTCTCAAGGTTCACAAAACTAGTCATCACGGAAACCCACGGATCGATCGGATACGGGAGTATCCTAAGGAGAACGTGGCTGACAATCTGTGTGGTGTGAACGGATCGATCCGGTCTGCTAGCACCATCAGTTCGTCTCGGGATTACGATCGAAACTCTGGTTTGATAAGGTTTGAACGTTAAGTCGTTCCAAATTTTTCGAATACTTCAAGATCTTTGCGTCTTTCAGAATGATGTCCAGCATGAGCATGGGTGACTTCATTTCTCCTACGGGTTCCAGCATTAGTCCATTGGATAGTTCTGGTTTACGTGTGAGCCATGAACACACAGATTCCGGTCTTGGAGCGGATCAAGATTATGCGTATTCTTCGGAAAGGTATAGCTGCTGTAACGTGATTAGTGATTTCATTtcttaattattattttgtagATCCAGCGATAGCGCCAAGTATGGAACCAATAAGTCGTCAGGAGCATCGGTCACCTCAGCTCACACCAAATCATCCTCGTCGAACAACATGAAGAGTCACCATCACCCAGTGAGTAGTAGTAGTACAACTACCACGACCCGGAAGCCACCACTCTGCCCAAACAGGCAGCAGAAGCTTCCGGGTCCAGTTATTCCCGGTGTGCACTGCACATCCAGCGGCCATAACAACCGTTTAATCAATAGCAGTAACACACACGTTCAAAACAATCACTACACGTTTAGCCTAAACCGGAATAGTGAAACTTCCGGGCATGGAAGCCGTAACACCTTTGGGTCTAGCACTGGCTTTGGGCTTAGCTCATACGGTTATCTAGATTCTGCCGCGACACTGTCATCAACCTCACCGTATCACTACTACTACGATGGCACCGGATTCCGCAGTGGTGCTAACCAATCCGGTATTATGACAGGTGTTTCTGGGTTCGAAAACTCTCGGCTAGGCTCCATTCGTGGAACCAAGTCCGACATTGGAGTCTCGATTCGCCCTAAGCATCACCGACAACAGCAGTACATTAGCAATGTACATAACCTCAACCGCGCTGCGAACGGTGGCAGTAAACGAGCTATGATTCCGTCCACCAAAACGGACTATCTTGAGAACTATAAGACTGGTCTAGAGAGGCTTAAGCTAACCGCCAACGTcagtaataataacaataacaacaatCCTCCGGAGGCATTCACCGGACTGATGAACGCTTCCGCGAGTGTGCAAAATATCATAAATAACAACTACCAACCGTCTACACCCAGCAACGGAACTGGTTCGGTTAGTAGCAGTCCAGTCAATGGGCAGGCCAAGTCTAGTAAGGGTCCTCTAGTTTTTCTGGATTCGAACAAGAATCGAAACAATCCCGCCCATGATAGTCAATTATTTCAGGCAAACGTGAGTACTTACTGAATTGGTACCTACCGCTTTGCTAGCTAGTCCGTGTGTCCCCCACCCCTTCGGAATGTTATTTTGCATGCTATCTGTGTTAATCCTCCCTTTTAAATGATTAGTTTGCCTCCTCTCCTACATGAATGTTATGTGTCGcatgcatttttgtttttttcgtaGTCAGTATTATGCACGTTGAACGATGGTATAAtgattccatgtaatttttgttATGGTAATGTTTTTTTAAAGTGCTGTGATGAACTCGTTAGAGTAGTTTTCATTGCTGAAGTATATTATATAAACGAAAACAACATATGGATCTCCCATTTCAATCATTTACAGGGCAGTTTTCCGGAACGCTGCTTctgattttttgttgttttgttcGGCTTTCAATGAATGATAGATGCACCAGCTGGTTTAGTTTAGAAAACAGGCAAATGGTTAATGCCTGACGTAACAATCAAATAGGAGTCACTTAATACTTTTAAGGTTCACCCCGACAGCCTACCGGGTAgttcgtgagtaggctagatcaacagccggggactagatcgagtaaacCGCGTCGGTATCGGCGtcgagagaaattcctccgtcgggaaaCTTTCAGTCGCAGTAGAGtgagttcaccgccggggactatccgagtaaaTAGTGATAAGGCTGAgtgctgaatgactcacggaaacaggagtTAAATGGCTCATAAAATCAGCAGCTAACCAGCTCACAGGTTGAGCCATGTCCTGTATCAATTGAGGCTCCAAGATCAAGGATAGGAACAATCGCATCGTTTTACGCTCACTCAAGGCTCATGCGCGCTCACCTACCTCCGATGCTTTATtctgtttttcttgtttatgagtGTGCATGTTGAGCGCCCGATCGGCCAAAGCCAAGTGAATATGGTATCtcacatgttcgtattttttcacTCTTACGCTCAACTTGGATCGCTGCGATTTAGGTTCTTTCCGATACAtgttcggaattgtatccgaacTATGATGATCGGATCCGTTCGGCAATGCGATTCTTCCTCAAAAATTTGGATCGCGATCTATGTTCgcctaaatcgaaaatcgattcaattCCCACCGCATGCGAGCGGGAGCGGTGCTTGCGATTGTTTGCATTGACGCTGCCGCGGTGTTTTGTATCGATGGAGTGGTGTAGTGTCAGTCGAGTGCATGTGCGTGTTTGTAATTTGCTAAGCGAGCAGATTGTCCCTTTGTATATCGTTCATATTCCACATAGGTATAAATGAATAGCGGACTTtacgcgttcaatatttttgatacACATCGTCAATCCAACTTTGTTATACCACAATGGACATTGACAGACTTTGGAGTTTTTGTTGTCAAGACAGTTtgatgttttgcataatttgtagtatgatagtacagtaagttGACTTTGTGGCCAAGCCGGGGTGCGTGGAATCGGTTTCTTTCACTAGGCTGTTCACAGTGATGTCATGTGGATCTAATTCGGAATGATGAGCGGTCAAGAATGGATTTGGAATGTGATGTTCCGGGTACGACGATTTATCCAtctgttctaaatattgttttcccGATGTTTTGATTGCTTATACTTTTTGTGGTGCTTTTTGTTTTTCCTGCTGTCAATCATCATATATACTAGTAATGAATGTTTGATCTTGTTTGTGTTCCATATTAGCGGTCCTTACACGTTCAGTTGTTTTGTCAATACTGGAGCGTATTGACAAGGTTTTCAACGTGTAATGGAATGGTGGAAGTATTGACGatatgtgttttttatgtttcttggaggctgttcaatgatagtacagtaagattccgtttttggcacgttccgattttttcatgctcccttttcggtacactcagattttggcaacaaatgggttccgtttttggcaacattattgttgtacataataggtcttttaaaaatgtgcaatagatattttttgtatcaattgatatcacattttactttatttccaaacatgggagtcatattaccctcaaaggcgcaaataattttttttaaacttttgtgaaaattgtttcatagtttcaatacattactgtgataattttgagatgttttgcgtaatattgttttaaaacagcgttaagggttaactatattttatgctatacgtgttatatttattgattacaatgcatagaaatgtattatttatgtataatatcactggtaacagtgtaactagtgtctgacgaaatcaatttttatagtaagacccagagtctgtgcactttaggagtcaaatacagaggaatgcgctacactggaTAACAAGactatttctggagaaaattttcaaaagaaccttttgtttggacagttgaaagtgatttttacaacaaaaatggttttcttcaaacctaaatatcttcaggcattacaattcgattttcaatctatcgaactcggtcactaaaaacatgacgacagtaacgCACCGGGTGGAGATATCCCAATAAGCTTCGACAACGTTAATGATTTTTACATAAGTTGAACgctaaagatggacgtctgttctctgtggtatgtgCTCTTTCAGTAATAAGCTACTACTTAATGTTTACTTTCCGAAGCACAAGTTCCCCTAGAATCTTTGCAAAAATCCAGTTGCTTGCAAAAGATGGCCGAAGACTGCCCAAATTGATAGTATTTATAAGTTCTTCAGTTCTACGCATTTCTGTGTCGTAAGTGTCCCAGCTATCGCAATGAACACCATTCTCAGCAGATAGCTAAGCTtttacaggattgtcatcacttCTTCCATGTGACACCACACAAGAACATtattaaacatacaattttttatataaactcaAAGATGTAAATCGGTTTGAGActccaagttttcctaacaGCTTTTCTGTGCTGTCTGAAGGCTTTTCACAATCTTTTGGGTCTGACCCTAATGAGAACAGTTTAGtttaaattctaatataattcacacaatactcacaatcatagaattgcgacctggattaaaattcgcatcttcgtaaaattaaccatgtaacatttttcaaatttgaatcttaGGAAAGTATCTTTATGCCGTGAGATATAACCAATTTTCTTTGAAAGTATTATATAACATGGGGTCTACTATTAATATTCGATTCAAACTCAACTGATCTTGTCTGATTCAGAAATTCCAATCgatatgaaaaaaatgtgattttaaacaatttgaggcggatcgaaatgttgttggccagttattatgattggaaaaatatatggCTACGAAAGTTGCACACGTTTTCCATCCCCGGCTTTTGAATGATgtctataaacaaattcattcacaccgatcactcgaaacctttcatgctaaactttttttttgatttgtttgtatcaagaaacactaaaaacctctGCTTATCAAGAGTGATGCTTCTATCAGAGTGCTATGGCCTGCCCAATTGTTCAATAGCCCATAACACAGGAAAGATAGACAAAGATAGTCTACATTTATATGTTTtaacagttttcaataataatgcaatataacgaaaatatctacaaatttcattttcactgctaactgaaaatgtccctggcagcactaaTATCAATAACTGCAATGCTATAGATAATACAACTGTAAGCGCATACATGAATGGTTATAGTCCCAGTTACTAGCCTTATCTATTCTTCGTGAACGTTGCCTGAAACAAACACCAATAGTTACTCCGCCAGAACGGTGATCCTTGTTACTAAATTTCACGCAATCTACATTCCAATTATTAGTTCCAAGAAACTTAATAAACTTAACAgcatttcagtgaaaatttcgtttgataaactgtttttaaaatttcgatttatctattatattttattatattgttattagttgatacatatgattccctttctatctgtttattcacacctaatttcatgcacacaaaaaggtatgaactttatgcgccggactcgtatgccctagcacgaatgtgtttttgtttgatctcgaaactgagtcaggtttcaaccgaaactgttatcacttaatttattttgacatcaatttgAGTTATCCTCTCAAATCTAAGTTTCCTCTCGAATATAGCGCATGGAAGGAGCCAAACGCgcctgaaaattgaaaattaaactaaatccaaacaaatcTAAACCAATGTACATTACCACACATCTTGTCTACATCGCAAGTACGGCATTTGTACATACAATGGTAGAGTTCAACTCGAGCGATAACATGTATAGCGCATGACAAAATTAACACGCAGCAAGGAAATGACTGCGAGTTGAACCTACACAGCAGAAATTGCCACTCCGTGTGGTGTCCAGGCGGACACTGACTCCTACCGATATTTTTATGCCAGCCATATATTTCAATCGTTTAGTTTCAGGATTGCGCACGAAGATTTGGATCATTTTTCCgaacgaacatgttcgctgccgaatatgttcgatggcactcattacctcactgcatcggcaatgcggaacgcgttaaaaaattttgagatttccGATTCTCTCTCCCTTCGTAATCGCATACGGTGTGATGCGGAACGAATTGTGTGGGTCTGTATCTTTTTAACGAGAGCGTAAACCCCCGACGATGTATAAGGCAACAAATTCATGTACGCTCATGGCGGTGAGCGAGTTTTCCGCACCTTGTCCAAGATAGCTGTGAAAAAATTGGGAGCACAATGGGTGCTACGAAAACGCAACGAGCCCCCagcgaagtaataccttgatgtagttccgtggggaagaaggacGAAAATAGAGTAAGGGGTGTTTTTAGTGGTTTGGCACGAAAGcgccataattttaaaaatctatGGGTTTATCGATTGGGATCAGATCTTAGAAAAATTTCTGAACCATGCTTGCAACGATTTCGAAAATGTATCGTTGAATGGCTGAGTTCTAAGCGCTCACAACTGAATCGTTTCTAATAAATCTGTCAACGTCAACATTTTCGTTCGGCGAGAAACAGTTTTTTCCGCTTTCCCACAAAACGTTTTTTGACCATTGTCTTCTACGTCCCAATGAGGAGATTCGAGCGAGAACACAATTACCAAAACTTGATTATTATTCACGGTTCTATTTGCGTATCGCAAAACAATAATGTACCGAAATTCATGATAAATTTTGGTTTCACACATTTACAAAGAGTATATACATATGAATAACCCCGTTGTTGGTTGTTGACCTGACCCAATTCCAATAGGCTGTCGAATCACATTCGCCTGCCAATTCGCGCTGGATGCTTTTGTTCCGCTGGctggcagtttttttttcataaaacccaGTCACCCAAAGTCGCAAACAGGAACAATAAAAACTCAGGTGAAAGCATCCACGCGGTTGCCACAATTTTCACCTTCTGCATTTTTCGCCTTTTCATCACGGTGAGCTTGTCGCGAACATTGTTCCCTGCGAGCAAAGTCTGAAAGTGTAGCCAGAGAAGTAACTTTGAACACAAAGTATTCCTCTTTCGTTTAGCTTTATTTCCTGTTTAACAATGAGCAAGTTTTACGTCGAAAAGCTTCGAAAAGAAACACTATACTTTCTATACCGACCATCTACCTGCCACCGCTCGAAAACGGGAACAGAAACATAACACACACACCCATTCCCAGTACCTAATGTTCTGGAGGAAAATTTTCGCTGACTAGGTGGCTAGGACAAAAAAACAGTCTGGTATGTGTTCCCAAATAGGTCGCTAGCCACCGCGTCCGTTTGGTTCGTGAAAAATAAGGGAGGCGAATGGTTCATTGTTCTCCGAAATATGAGCGCTCGTGGTTCCTACTACGGCTAAGGTATTTTCATCAGGGTCTGGGTTCGTATACGACGAACAAATATTTTCTGAAATTTCCAGTTTAAGAGTTGTTTCAAACCAGAAAATGTTTGCCCCGCTGATTTGTAGTTGTGGGTGTAAAATTGGATGAATAATCAACAAACTGCATGCCGAAATTGAGCGGACTGTCCATTAGAAAGAATGTTCACCTTTTAGTAATTACAAAACTTTGCCTTGTGTTCCAAACATCCGTCTAGCGTGTTGCATGTGAGATTCGAGACGGATTTGCACGGTATGCCTTCCCACAGCAAAACTCCCGCTATGTTTCCGACCTGCACGAACCAGTTCCCTCAGCCCTGTATGCCCTGCCAGAAAATGACGTGAACGAGAAGTTAAGCATGCTGCACGGTACTCGCTTCGTCACGACGCCAAAATGAAGTTTTCCTTGTGTTCAACattttttgtgtttgtttttttaaactCCAACTCCCAAACCCAACAAATCTCAAACACTAGTCCGGAACTGCTGCCAGTGGATCCCCGACCAGTGTAGTGAGTGATAGCGCCAGCGTGCCGAAAAACGGCAAGAACCAGTTGGAGAACGGGGTTGGCAGTGGCAGACCAACTCCAGTGCCACTCGCCGGTTCCAATCTGCACAGAACCGGCGTTGATTTTAGTCGGAAAAATTCCCTCAACAGTAAGACCGCCTCCAAGGGCCCGGGAAACAGATCGTCCAGTCTAGAACTGATACTAACACCCATTATTCAGAGCAGGCGGTAAGTATTGATTTTGTTTAGCGGTTTGTATAGGTATTGTAATCGATTCCGAGAAAAAATCAACCTCAATCCACGTCCCAAAGAAAATCTGTTAAATTTCAGACGAAGGCTGCTACGCTTTAATCTTTATTATTCCGCAATATTCAAAATTATCTAAACTTTGCATAATTATCATCAAGGGAAAGATTATGCCGAGAATGGTAACGACCCATCGATTTGATGCCTTTGTGTCTTTCTCGGAACGAAACGAGATGAGGGAGGCGCCATGTGGAGCGGGCAACGTTCGTACCACAATCGTGCCAAACAAATAGCTGAGTTGGAA is part of the Topomyia yanbarensis strain Yona2022 chromosome 1, ASM3024719v1, whole genome shotgun sequence genome and encodes:
- the LOC131677021 gene encoding band 4.1-like protein 4A isoform X4 produces the protein MQFLYVLHFGTGGRKDDLPGQALLDVVFARLNLIETAYFGIRYIDQDNQTHWLDPAARLSRQLKGSKVPFDLYFGVKFYACDPCKLVEEITRYQLYLQVKQDILQGRLPVSFELAAELGAYVIQAELGDYDPRKHPSAYVSEFRLLNNQTKEIENRIHELHMQLKGMSPSQAEFNYLDKVKWHDMYGVDLHPVLGEDSVEYFLGLTPGGIVVLRNKTTVAHYYWPRIAKVYFKGRYFMLRVCDKNNEISTYGFETPKKSACRHLWKCCVEHHSFFRLVRTAPMQAASGAASMNSLSSKFRYSGRTERQQISESMAQQRAPPAFTRTPSRRQPRRIIDEKPEEKIFDAPKYIQQEIKSVSIPQPAQTFDSPYRSTCSIPAALTSSNKSYPAPPDSPRSTRSAPWMRSQQRGLFGINSSPKSVRSASTRMSAPANTNRMRSSSVESHSSNESRSGRRRRHRSRRVSDNESEMSRGSGRSGRSHNSHRKHRRHRSKNRRNRSDTESRDRSYSSHRRSTESIELVDSGEQWLEVQRKQTDNVQKAAVIKSSQVLKGSTPDSGIVHHHRSRRHRKHRSPSEKIWSSELTKHLQFDLVDTAGMTEDQLREIPYTVVETDNLATKKPSALKVHKTSHHGNPRIDRIREYPKENVADNLCGVNGSIRSASTISSSRDYDRNSGLIRMMSSMSMGDFISPTGSSISPLDSSGLRVSHEHTDSGLGADQDYAYSSERSSDSAKYGTNKSSGASVTSAHTKSSSSNNMKSHHHPVSSSSTTTTTRKPPLCPNRQQKLPGPVIPGVHCTSSGHNNRLINSSNTHVQNNHYTFSLNRNSETSGHGSRNTFGSSTGFGLSSYGYLDSAATLSSTSPYHYYYDGTGFRSGANQSGIMTGVSGFENSRLGSIRGTKSDIGVSIRPKHHRQQQYISNVHNLNRAANGGSKRAMIPSTKTDYLENYKTGLERLKLTANVSNNNNNNNPPEAFTGLMNASASVQNIINNNYQPSTPSNGTGSVSSSPVNGQAKSSKGPLVFLDSNKNRNNPAHDSQLFQANSGTAASGSPTSVVSDSASVPKNGKNQLENGVGSGRPTPVPLAGSNLHRTGVDFSRKNSLNSKTASKGPGNRSSSLELILTPIIQSRRVQ
- the LOC131677021 gene encoding band 4.1-like protein 4A isoform X2; the protein is MYCLCRSSKTIALRIVLLDETDFLHELQDDLPGQALLDVVFARLNLIETAYFGIRYIDQDNQTHWLDPAARLSRQLKGSKVPFDLYFGVKFYACDPCKLVEEITRYQLYLQVKQDILQGRLPVSFELAAELGAYVIQAELGDYDPRKHPSAYVSEFRLLNNQTKEIENRIHELHMQLKGMSPSQAEFNYLDKVKWHDMYGVDLHPVLGEDSVEYFLGLTPGGIVVLRNKTTVAHYYWPRIAKVYFKGRYFMLRVCDKNNEISTYGFETPKKSACRHLWKCCVEHHSFFRLVRTAPMQAASGAASMNSLSSKFSGRTERQQISESMAQQRAPPAFTRTPSRRQPRRIIDEKPEEKIFDAPKYIQQEIKSVSIPQPAQTFDSPYRSTCSIPAALTSSNKSYPAPPDSPRSTRSAPWMRSQQRGLFGINSSPKSVRSASTRMSAPANTNRMRSSSVESHSSNESRSGRRRRHRSRRVSDNESEMSRGSGRSGRSHNSHRKHRRHRSKNRRNRSDTESRDRSYSSHRRSTESIELVDSGEQWLEVQRKQTDNVQKAAVIKSSQVLKGSTPDSGIVHHHRSRRHRKHRSPSEKIWSSELTKHLQFDLVDTAGMTEDQLREIPYTVVETDNLATKKPSALKVHKTSHHGNPRIDRIREYPKENVADNLCGVNGSIRSASTISSSRDYDRNSGLIRMMSSMSMGDFISPTGSSISPLDSSGLRVSHEHTDSGLGADQDYAYSSERSSDSAKYGTNKSSGASVTSAHTKSSSSNNMKSHHHPVSSSSTTTTTRKPPLCPNRQQKLPGPVIPGVHCTSSGHNNRLINSSNTHVQNNHYTFSLNRNSETSGHGSRNTFGSSTGFGLSSYGYLDSAATLSSTSPYHYYYDGTGFRSGANQSGIMTGVSGFENSRLGSIRGTKSDIGVSIRPKHHRQQQYISNVHNLNRAANGGSKRAMIPSTKTDYLENYKTGLERLKLTANVSNNNNNNNPPEAFTGLMNASASVQNIINNNYQPSTPSNGTGSVSSSPVNGQAKSSKGPLVFLDSNKNRNNPAHDSQLFQANSGTAASGSPTSVVSDSASVPKNGKNQLENGVGSGRPTPVPLAGSNLHRTGVDFSRKNSLNSKTASKGPGNRSSSLELILTPIIQSRRVQ